In Paenibacillus durus, the DNA window ATACCGTTATCGGCCAGAAATACAGAAACGCTGCAGGTATATGCCCGTAAACTGGCTGCCTTCGTGGACCATAATCCGACCAGCATCGCAGCTGCGGGCGTTGATGAGCATGTCCTAGTTCCCGATGCAGCATTCGGTGATCAGGCAGCGATCATAGCAACACTGTCCGAAATTACGAGAGAAGTATTCGGAATAGAGGGTCAGGATTTGCAAAGCGATGACCCTGTTGTCGATTACAGCAGCGATCCTCTGGTCCTGTCCGAATGGCTGAGCCGGATAAACCGCACGTACCGAAGAGAGCTGGATCACATGATTTTGCATCAATATCCTTCTCTTCAGTCGTTGGGGGAATATTTATATTCAACTAATAGATCAGCGGTAATACAGAGCAAACAGAGCCTGCAAGGAGCCGTGCCAAGCGGAGAAAAGGCTGCCAATTCCAATCACCTTGCCGCACTTGACGAGCTGGCATACACCCTGCAAACAGGAAGGGAGCCCATGGCGTGCAGAGTAGCCTTCGTTGTCAGGAATCTGGAGGAGTTGTCCGCAGGTCTGCATGCCTACATTAACGACATTCCTTCAGCCAATGTACATCGTAGTGAGCCATTATCGGCAGGAGGCGCAGCGGAAGCCTTGTTAAATGGCAGTATCGGAGATATCGTCGCCGCTGAATTGATCAAGAGCAAGAAGTTCGCCGAAATCGCGCAGCTATGGGCAGCTCATGTGAACTTTGATTGGAACAAGCTGTATACCAACAGACATCCGCACAAGATGCCGCTGCCATCCTATCCCTTCTCCGGCAGCCGGTATTGGGTGGAAATCTCCGGCGAAGCTTCTATGAGTAGAAGTGTGGCTGACAAGAAGGATAACGAGCTTGTGACGATAACTGCCGCCGGTGATTCTTTTGCCAACAGCAGCAATAACTCTTCTCTGTCAGACGGTATGTTATATTTCCCGGGCTGGTCTAAAGCACCTTTATTGGATGAGCCAAGAAACGCGGCAAAAGCAGCACCACAGCATATCGTTATTGTCTCCGCACGGCAAGGAGAGCTGATTAGTTCCGGGTTAGCGGAAGCTCATAGCCAGGATAACGTTGTACAGCTCGTTATGGGCGGATCAACGTTCCCGCCATCCGCGCCTGCTCGTACCGGCCCCGTTTGGGACATTGATCTTACAGATTCAAATGCCTTTGAACGCTGCATCGGTACGATGAAGAAGATTGATCTTCTCTATTTTATTAGTGTCAATGAAGCGGCTGAATTGGATAGAGAACAGGAAGGGCTAAGAATTAGCCAAGAGGAAGGAGTAATGGCTCTATTCGGGCTGTTCAAGACTCTTGATAAATCCGGTTTTGCTGAAGAAGAGCTGACAGTGAAGGTTATTACCAATAACGTATGCGGTGTTAACCCGTCAGACTCTGTTATTCCTTACGGTGGAAGTATTCACGGCTTTATGTATTCCATGACCAAGGAATTTACGAATCTCCGCATCAGTTGTGTGGATATTGATATTGCTGAGCTTGATGTCCTTCGTTCGTCTGCAAAAGACCAGAAGCGGCTCATCGATAGCATTATGAACGAACCGCCTCATCCTATCGGTAAAGTGACAGCCTTGCGCCAGAACCAGCGGCTGATCCCGACGATGTTCCCGCTCGCTTTGCCGGAGATTGCCCAGACACCTTTCAGACCCAAGGGTGTCTATTTCATATTGGGAGGCGCGGGCGGCATCGGGATGGAGCTTGCCAAATTTTTGGCAAGGAAGGTGAGGGCCCGGGTGGTCCTTGTCGGCAGACGCAAGCTAGGCAGCGAACATCTGCAGAAGATCAAGGAGATTGAAGCTTGCGGCGGTGAAGCGCTGTATCTGAGTGCTGATGCAACGAGCCTGGATAGCATGCGGGCCGCAGTGGCAGAGGCGAAGTCGCAGTTTGGCGGCATTCACGGAGTTGTGCATTCAGCGATTGTATTGCAGGATAAGACATTGCCGGGAATGGATGAGGAATCTTTCAGAAAGACGCTTGCTCCCAAGGTGCAGGGCAGCGTAGTGCTCGCTCAGGCCTTCGAAGACGAACCGCTGGATTTCATGCTGTTCTTCTCGTCCGCCCAGTCTTTTACCGGCAATCCGGGCCAAAGCAATTATGCGGCCGGGTGTACATTCAAGGATGCCTACGCCCAATACCTTAGAAGTAAACTGTCCTATCCGGTCATTACCTATAATTGGGGGTACTGGGGAACCGTCGGAGTTGTCGCCTTCGATTCTTACCAGCAGCGGTTCGCCGCGCAAGGCGTCGGATCGATCGAACCGGAGGAAGGCATGTTTGTGGTAGAGCAGGCGCTGGCCGCCCGTACCGGTCAGGTTGTACCGCTAAAGGCGGATAAGTGGGTGCTGGAAGCATTCGGGTTTGAGCTTAATCGCCGGATCGAGTTATGCCCGGAGGAAGCTCCGTCCATGCTTGGCCGCTGGAAGCTGGAAGCTGAGCGTGTATTGCTGGAAAGCCGCTCTCCTGCACATTCCCGTGAGACATTCATAGATGCTTCGGCGCCGTTTATTAGCTGGTATGTACAGGAACGCTTGAATTCCAAGCCACAGGAGGCTATACGCATCCTTAACATCGGCGCAGATCCTGACCCGCAACTAAGTCAGTTATTACTCTCCTTGCCGGCCTATGTAGAGTACAAGTGTGCCGGGCTGAAGGATTCTTTGGCCGAGACTGTCAAATGGGATCTGATTCTATGGAGCGGGCCGACTCGTATAGAAAGCGGCCAGGAGGAATGGCTTCTACAAGTCAAACGTCTGCTAAAAAGAAACGGTGTGTTTGCGTTAACGGCTGCCTCAGACCATGACCGTACGGGAGAGCCGAACGGAGAATGGGTACAGGCCATGCAATCTGCCGGAATGAATCCGGTACTGTCTGTGTACGAGCCGCATCTGCTTGTGGGTGAGAGCGACGGCATGAACTTCACTGACCATACCCGGACTTTCGCCGTTCCAAGCACCCGGAGTCAGAGCGAAACGGAAAGCCGCTCGACTGCACCAAGCCAGCCTCAACGAAACAACACAGCAGGCCACCCTGCCGTCATCGAATTGGCAACAGACTATATCAAGACTGTCTTTGCCCAGGTACTCAAGCTGAATAAGGAGGACATCGACCCTAAAGCGAGCTTTGAGCGGTATGGAGTAGATTCAATCATGGTGATGGAGCTGAACAGACGTCTCAGAAAAGACTTCGGAAAGCTCCCATCGACGCTGTTGTATGAGCATACTACGGTTGAACAGCTGGCTCGCTATATGGAACAGGAGCATGCTTCCGGCCTGCTGCAAATCAGCGGTGTATTGGAGGACAACTTACCCGAGCCTATCCATTCCTGGACGGAGATTGCCGCTGGCGGCAGATCCGAGCAGGAAATCCCGCCTGAAGCTTCCGCTCAGGCAGGGGAATCCGAAGTAGACAGTCTGGTTGATGAAATGTCCGACGATGAAGTAGATGCTCTTTTGGAACGGTTATTGAAACGTTGACCGAACAACGGAGACAGATCATAGCAGAGGCAAAATTGAACCGGGAGTTGAGAGCATGGAGAGCAGTCTGAAGGAGCATGGTCAAGGCTCGAAATCGGAACGTGATAAGAAAAGAAAACTGCTGAAGCAGCTGCTGCTTGAACGTGAGCTGTATGAAACAGACATCGCCGTAATCGGAGTGAACGGAAGATATCCCGATTCCCCTAATCTGGAGGAGTTCTGGAACCATTTGCAGGCAGGGGAAAATTGCATTCGCGAGGTTCCCAAGGAACGCTGGGATTGGAAGGAGCATTATGATTCCAGCAGAAAAGACAAGCAAAAAAGCTATACCAAATGGGCCGGGTTTATTGAGGACATCGATAAGTTCGATCCCCTGTTTTTTAGCATCTCTCCTTTTGAAGCCGCAGGAATGGACCCCAATGAACGGCTCTTTCTGGAAACGGTGTGGGCTACACTGGAAGATGCGGGTTATACAGGGGAAAAGTTTGCAAAGGCCAACCATAAGGTTGGCGTCTTTGTCGGCAACAATAATTCCAGCTATGAATGGCTGAGCGGCGCTGCGTCGGCCCGGGGAATATTTACACAGGCACACTCCGCTTATTGGTCAATCGCCAATCGTGTTTCCTATTTTTTCAATTTCCAGGGTCCCAGCCTGGCGCTGGATACCGCCTGCTCCTCCTCTCTCACCGCGATTCATCTCGCTTGCGAGAGTCTCAGGAGAAAGGAATGCAAACTGGCGATCGCGGGTGGAGTCAATCTGATCCTGCATCCGGTTCACATTGCCAGATTATGTTACTGGAACATGGTGACCGCGGACGACAAATGTAAAAGCTTTGGAGAAGGCGCGGACGGATTCGTGGACGGTGAGGGTGTAGGTGCCGTACTGCTGAAGCCCTTGGCAGACGCCGTAAAGGATGGGGACCGTATATACGGAGTCATTAAAGGCTCCGCAATCAATTCCGGCGGCCGAACGAACGGCTATACCGTGCCGAATCCCAATGCACAGGCTGAAGTCATTCTGGATGTGTTGAACAAGACGGGGATTGATCCGCGCACGATCAGCTATATTGAGACACATGGTACAGGCACTTCAATGGGTGATCCCATTGAGATTGCAGGACTTAGCAAAGCGTTTAACCAATACACCCGCGACAAGCAGTTCTGTCCCATCGGGTCTGTCAAATCATCGATAGGACATCTGGAGTCAGCCGCAGGAATTGCATCGTTTACCAAAGTGCTGCTGCAACTGAAACATAAGCAGCTCGTCCCCTCAATCCATTGCGGGACTTACAATCCCGAGATCGATTTTGCGGAGACGCCATTTTATGTTCAGCGGGAAAGCACTGCCTGGGAGCAGCCATATCTGGATGGCCCGGACGGACGCAAGTCTTATCCGCGGCGGGCGGGCATCAGTTCCTTCGGTGCAGGCGGCACCAATGCCCACCTGATTGTGGAAGAATACGTTGCCGGCGTCCCTGCCCGTTCCGGCGGCAAGGGGCATAAGGGTCCGTTTATTTTTGTGCTGTCTGCCAAGACCGCAGACAGACTTCAGCAGCAGGCCGGGAACCTGCTGAAATATTTGCGGAATAACAGCCCGCACAGTGCCGAAGAGCTTGAAGATATTGCCTATACGCTGCAGACTGGAAGAGAAGTCTTCTCCGAACGGTTGGCCGTGGTGGCCTCCAATGTACAGGAGCTAATGGAAGCCTTGGCAGCCTTCCACGACTCTTCAGCCTTAACGGGAGCAACGTATAACGGCAGTGTAAAGACGCAAAGCGCTCCAGGCTCTCTTGGCAATGGGAGTGCAGGCAAGGCCTTTATGGAAGCAGCCATAAAAGAGCAGGAATGGGAACAGCTCGCCCGGCTCTGGACCATGGGGGCCGATTTGGATTGGCATGCGTTGTATACTCACCGCGCTCCGGCCATCGTTTCACTGCCGACGTATCCTTTTTTCCGGGAGCGCTATTGGATTGAAGAGGGACATGCAGCTAAAGCGCCAGCAGCCGTTACCGGAGCAGGAGAGGCAGAACAGTCCCTCCAGTATTATGCGCCCAAATGGGTGCTGTCGCCTTTAAGTTCCGCAGCTTCAGCGCCAGTTGCAGGGGAGAAACGGCCAGCGTCCGTACTGCTGGTTTATCCGGACAATCACGGAGGTCTGGCACGCGTCATCACTGACTTTCATCAGGATTGTGAAGTCCGCAGCCTTGTGCTGGGAACGGTGAATAGACAACTGAACCTCCATAGCTGGGAAATCGATATTTACAGCGCAGATGGACTAACCCGCTGTATGGAGCGCTTCCCGGCAGTTGACACCGTTTATTTCATGGGCGGTATCCAGCCGGTGCCTTATGCACTGGATGATTTCGAGCAGTTAGAGCGCCTTCATAAACAAGGGGTGCTTTCCTTATTCAGGCTTGTCAAAGCATTGTCCAAGCACCCGGAAAACCTGGCACAGGAAATCCGGCTCAAAGTAGTGACAAGCAATCTGCACGATGTTCTGCCTGGAGAGCTGAATCAGCGCCCGTTCACGGGAGGCATCACCGGACTGGTAAGAACAATGTCCAAAGAGTATCCGCAGATCAAAATCAGTAATGTGGACATCTCCATGCCCTCTCATGACAGCCAATGGAGCGAGGATGATCTCGCTCTGATTGTAAGCGAACTTATGGAAGAGCCAGTAGTCAGAGACGGAGAAGACGTCGCTGTGCGAAGTGGCGAACGTTATGTCCGCAGACTGTTTCCGGCTGTGCTGCCCGAGACCCTCGCAGAGCCTTATGCGAAGGATGGGGTGTACGTCATTATTGGCGGCTTCGGCGCGATAGGTTATGAAATGGCTTTGCATCTGGCAGGTACAGTGAATGCCCGCTTGGCTATTATCGGCAGAAGCGAGCTGGATGCGGGGAAGCAGCAGCAAATATCCGCGCTGAAAGAACGGGGCGGGGCAGTAATTTATGTGCAAGCAGACATTTCGCAGGCGGACAGCCTTGCCCAAGCTTTTGCCGGAATCAAACAGCGGTGGGGCCGCATTCAGGGCGTGTTTCATTCGGCAATGACCTATGGAGAAGAGCGGCTGGATACGATGAGCGAAGAGACGCTGCAAGCTTCTGTTGCTCCCAAAATAGCAGGAAGCGTCTCGCTCTATCATGCGCTGAAGAATGAAGAACCTGATTTTGTTGTCTTTTTCTCTTCGGGTCAGTCCTTTACCGGAAATCCAGGCAGAGGCCATTATGGGGCTGGATGCAACTTCGAGGATGCTTTTGCCGCCAGTTGGAATCGTGAAGTCCGTTATGACGTCAAGGTCATTAACTGGGGCTTTTGGCGGAACAACGATACGCAGCTTAGTGAAGAAATCCATCAAACGTTTTCCCAGCTTGGGATTTACCCCATTTACCCTGAAGAGGGGCTGCAAGCGGTTAAACAGCTGATTAGCAGCGGGGCCGAGCAGATTTTGGCTTTTAAAGTGAAGCCGTTTGTACTTGATTTAATGAACGTCGATCCGCATCAGCGGATAGATTATGCCAGCAGATCAGCGGCATTGGACTTTGGCAGGATTAAGGAACTGGCGGCCGGCATTATGCCGCCGCAGGATCATATTGAAGATGCCGAAGCGGCAATGGCGGCACTCAATGAATATTTGCTGTTGTCTGCCTTCCAGCGCATGGGCGTGTTTACCCGCAGTGGAGAGTATTTTTCCAAGTCCCGTTTATGCGGACAGTTAGGAGTTACCCTGGGATATTCCCGTCTGCTCAGCGCCTTGCTGAACATTCTCAAACGGGGCGGTTATCTGGAAATCTCGGAGGATGTTATCCGCTGCACCGATCGAATATCTGATCCTAAGACAATCCGGGAATTAGCGCAGCTTGAAGCCAAAAAAGACTATCTGACTTTTGTCTATCCCGAAGTAAAAGCGCTGGTTGAGCTGGCCTCAGTATGCCTGATCAATGCTCCGGCTCTGCTGCGAGGGAAAATCAGCGCCGCCGAGTTCATGTTTCCGAATTCGTCCATGGAGTTGGTCGAGGGAGTCTATAAGGGGAACGCGGCGGCTGATTATTTTAACGAGCTGATGGTTCTTGCGGTCACGGAATATGTAGAATCTACTCTGCCGCAGCTAAGCAAGGGCGAGAAACTAAAGATTATCGAGGTTGGAGCTGGAACCGGGGGAACAAGCCAGCTTGTGTTGAAAGCTCTCGCGAAATACGGCGACCGGATCAGTTACCTCTATACCGATGTCTCCGGAGCTTTTATTCAGCACGGCAAAACTGTGTTTGGCCCAAGCTATGACTTTATGGATTTCAAAATATTGGATGTTGAAAAAGATGTACAGCAGCAAGGCTTTCCGCAAGGAGAATATCATTTGGCCATCGCTGCCAATATCCTGCATGCCACTGTTAATATGAGAGACACGCTCGAAAACGTGCGGACCTTGTTAAAAGAAAGCGGCAGCTTGATTCTGAATGAAGCGACACAAGTGAATGATTTTCTGACGGTAACCTTCGGTATGCTGGAGGGCTGGTGGCTGTATGAGGATGAGGCGGACCGGCTGGAGGATTCTCCGCTGCTGAGCGAAGAGCTCTGGGTTAAGACGCTTACCTCTGCCGGGTATAGTGCGCCAACGGCTCTGGTTGAGACCGGCGGCAGCAAACGGGGCTTATTCCAGAATATTATACTCGCTCGCAGAGCCGGTGGACATGAAAGTCACAGAACGGTTAGTACTCCTGGCATAATTAGCAATCGCAGCACCAGCATACCTAGCAGTCGCGTCAGTCACAGCAGCGCCCCTGCCTTGGCTCCCGATGAACCGGATAAGGGTATCGGTCTCAACGCGCTTCAGCAAGCCGTCAAGGAATTGATTGCCGGAGTCATACAAATTCCGCTGGATAGGCTTGATCCTGAGCTTCCGCTGATGGATTACGGCGTTGATTCTATTTTTGCTGTCAAAATTGTGGATCTGATCAACGAACAAATGGGGCTGAACTTGAAATCAACGGTCTTATTCGACCATCCAACGCTCAAGAAGCTGGCAGGCTACATTTTCCTGGAAAAAGAGAGGGATATTCAACATGTATGATGAAGAATCCGAGAAAATCCGTGAACTGATCCGCAGCAAGAAAATCTCTGATGAGGAAGGCTTTAGACTGTATCAGGAACTGATAGGCCGAACGAAATCAACGGCGGCGTCAGGCCATTCGAAGTCACAAGCGGCAGAAAAATGCAAGCACAGTAAGCAGGATATCGCGATTGTCGGCTTATCGGGTGTCTTCCCGGACTCCAGTGATGCAGAGCAATTATGGGAAAAGCTGGTGAACGGCAAGTCTGCCATCACCGAAATTCCCTCCTCCAGATGGAAGCTGGAGCAGTTCTATCATCCCGATCCTTCAACCGTTAATCGGAGTTACTGCAAAGAAGGGGGATTCATGCCGGATGTTGATAAGTTCGATCCCTTTTTCTTTAACATTACGCCGAAGCATGCTGAAATCATGGACCCGCGGCAGAGAATCTTTTTGCAGGAGGCTTATCGCGCGTTGGAGGATGCGGGATATTCAAGCCAAGAGCTGGAAGGCCAGCGGTGCGGGGTGTTCGTGGGCTGTGAAGGAAGCAGCGATTATTTTACGGGCATCAATCCTGAGGGGGTTGAGCTGAGCTCGCATTATTTTTTGGGCGACTCCAACTCGGTGCTGGCTTCCCGCATCTCTTATTACCTGGACCTGAAAGGGCCAAGCATCACGATTGACACCGCCTGTTCTTCCTCTCTGGTGGCGATTCATTTGGCCTGTGAGAGTATCCGCAGCGGTGACTGCAGCATGGCGATATCAGGCGGGGTCACGTTGATGACTAAACCGCTCGGTTATCTGCTGCTGAGCCGTATGGGCATGCTGTCGCCGGGCGGGACCTGCAAAGTGTTCGATAACTCGGCGGACGGATTTGTTCCCGGGGAAGCGGCGAGTGCCGTCGTACTTAAGCTGCTTAGCGATGCGATTGCCGATGGGGATTACATTTATGGCGTCATCAAGGGCTCAGGCATTAATCAGGATGGAAAAACGAACGGCATCACAGCTCCGAGCGCGATATCCCAGACCGCTTTGGAGACGGAGGTCTACGAGAAGGCCGGCATTCATCCGGAAAGCATCAGTTATGTGGAGGCGCATGGGACAGGCACGAAGCTGGGCGATCCCATTGAATTCGGCGCCTTAACGGATGCGTTCAGAAAGTTTACCGGCAAGCGGCAATTCTGCCCGGTCGGTTCCATCAAGAGCAATGTAGGACATACCGGAGCGGCTTCAGGCGTGACCGGATTGATTAAAGTTCTGCTGGCGCTCAAATATGATACGATTCCTGCATCTTTGTACTACTCGGTGCCTAATGAACATATTTCCTTTGAGGACAGTCCGTTCTATGTCGTTACCGAGCCATTGCCTTGGAGCCGAGGCGTTAACGGAACGCCGCGCAGAGCAGCAATAAGCTCCTTCGGACACAGCGGAACGAATTGCCATATGGTCATCGAAGAGGGGCCGGCACGCGAGCCGGGTTCCGCATCCTGTGCATTAAGTTATCTGATTCCCTTGTCCGCCAAGACGGAGGACGGGGTACTGCGTGTCATGCAGGATTTGTTGACCCGTCTGGAATCCGGCAGGTTCCAGCATACCCTTGAGGAAATTGCCGGAACGCTTCAAACCGGAAGAAGTCATTTTGCAAGACGCGCGGTATTCCTTGCCGCAGACATTGCGGAACTGAAGCAGCAATTACAGCGAAGGATTCAAGAATGGGATCAACGTGCGGTACCGGTCACCAACAAATCTTCGCATGGGAGCGAGGCGGCACAATTATCCCATGCATTGGAGGATATTTGGTTGGGACTGCACGAATCGCGGCAATCAGACAGCTTCGCTTATAAGCAGAACCTTCAATGGCTTGGTGAATGTTATCTGGATGGCGCTGACATTGAGTGGGAGCGGCTGTATGGAGGGCGCGTACCGGGTTCTGTTCCTCTTCCGGCCTATCCGTTTGCCAAAGAGCGCTACTGGATGACGGAGGCAAACTATAAAGACCCTGTTCCTGAGCCAACACCAGCCTATACTTTTCTGGAGAAGCGCTGGAAGGAAGCCGCGTTTGACGCCAAGGCAGCGGGAAGCGGGCAACGGGATCAGATGAATGGAACCGTACTCATATTTACGAACAAAGAGTCGGAAGCGGCGGCTGCAGATTTGCAGCAGCATTTAACTAACGTAAGCACCATAATTATCCGCGATCTGGGGGCAAATATTCCTTATGCAAGTGCCGGAATTTCCACGGCTGCAAGCGGCAGCGGCGCTTTTGATTTCAATGTTTTTAGCGAAGGGGCTGACGCTGCGGAAAATCTTGCGGCAGATGCGGAACAGGCAGCGGCAATAACCGCGGTTATCGATCTGTCCGATTGGGGTTCCGGGGCAAATGGAGCGGGAGTCATGGGCCGGATCGGCCTGCTTCAGAAGATTATTAAAGGTTCATATCCTGCTCCGGGAGAACGCCGGACTACGCTGCGGCTGTTCCATATTACGCAGGGCTTGCAGACGTTCGCTAACGACAAGCCAGCTTTGGGAGGGGCGCAAATGGCGGGCTGGATACGAATGCTGGGAGCAGAATACAGCCATGTGCAGGCCAAAACCATCGATTTGGAGGCGGGAAGTCTCAATCCCGCAGCTTTAGGCGGAATCTTGAGCCGCGAATGGCTCATCTCCGATGTTCACAGCGAGCTGTGCTACCGGGGGCAGCAGCGGTACGCGCCCTATTTGCAGGCGCAGAAGAAGCCGCTGGAACATGGAAGCCGCTGGATCGGGAATAGGGCTAAAACCGTCGTTATTACCGGGGGAACGCGGGGGCTGGGGGCGCAGCTTGCCGCATATCTCGTTAAGCAGGGCGTGCGCAAGCTTGTGCTGATGGGCGCCAATCCCCTGCCGCAAAGGTCAGAGTGGGACAGTCTTGCCGCTGATTCCGGAGATACGGGGGAGAAGATCCGCAGTATCCGGGAGCTTGAACGCAGCGGAGCCGAGGTAGAGCTGTATACCGGACCGCTGACGGAGGAAGCTTCGTTGAAGCGGTTTTTTGCCGGAATCCGGCAGCGGTGGGGAGCCATCGGCGGAGTGATTCACTGCGCGGGCAGAAGCAATCACCGCAACCCGGCATTTATCCATAAGACGGCGGACGATATATCCGATGTATTGGCTCCGAAAGTAGCGGGGCTGCAAGTGCTGGACCGGATTTTTGCAGAAGATGAACTGGACTATTTCATCTTGTTCTCGTCGATCTCAGGAATCGTGCCTTCTCTAGGAGCAGGCGTCAGTGATTACGCGGCAGCCAATGCGTATATGGACTATTTTGCAGCCTGCCGGAGCGGGCAAGGGGACCGTAAATACCGGGCAATTTCATGGACGCATTGGCGCGGAGCAGGCATGGAGGGTCTGGAAAGTCCGGCCTACCAACGGCTTGGACTGCGCACACACACAGTAGAGGAAGGCCTGAAGCTGCTGGATAGCGTGATGGAAAGCGGCGCAGCAACGAGCCTGCCCTGTGCAGCAGAATCCGCGGCATTCGATCCGGCGGAATGGTTGAAGATTACACAGTCACAAGGGAACAAGCAGCCTGAGCAGACGGTCTCTTATGCCAGCAGAGAGGCGGAGCAGCGAATTCAAGGACAGCAAACTCAAGAGTTGCGAGCTCAACAGCAGCAAGAGGCCGCCGAAGAACCCGGGAAGATGCTGTCCCAGCTAAAGGATCTATTTTCACGGGAATTAAAAATCCCGCTGGACAGGCTGGAGGCGCATATCCCGTTTGGTGATTATGGCGTCGATTCGATTTTGCTGGCAGAGCTGGTCAAACAGGTTGAAGAGATGATTGGACAAAGCCTGGA includes these proteins:
- a CDS encoding SDR family NAD(P)-dependent oxidoreductase, yielding MESSLKEHGQGSKSERDKKRKLLKQLLLERELYETDIAVIGVNGRYPDSPNLEEFWNHLQAGENCIREVPKERWDWKEHYDSSRKDKQKSYTKWAGFIEDIDKFDPLFFSISPFEAAGMDPNERLFLETVWATLEDAGYTGEKFAKANHKVGVFVGNNNSSYEWLSGAASARGIFTQAHSAYWSIANRVSYFFNFQGPSLALDTACSSSLTAIHLACESLRRKECKLAIAGGVNLILHPVHIARLCYWNMVTADDKCKSFGEGADGFVDGEGVGAVLLKPLADAVKDGDRIYGVIKGSAINSGGRTNGYTVPNPNAQAEVILDVLNKTGIDPRTISYIETHGTGTSMGDPIEIAGLSKAFNQYTRDKQFCPIGSVKSSIGHLESAAGIASFTKVLLQLKHKQLVPSIHCGTYNPEIDFAETPFYVQRESTAWEQPYLDGPDGRKSYPRRAGISSFGAGGTNAHLIVEEYVAGVPARSGGKGHKGPFIFVLSAKTADRLQQQAGNLLKYLRNNSPHSAEELEDIAYTLQTGREVFSERLAVVASNVQELMEALAAFHDSSALTGATYNGSVKTQSAPGSLGNGSAGKAFMEAAIKEQEWEQLARLWTMGADLDWHALYTHRAPAIVSLPTYPFFRERYWIEEGHAAKAPAAVTGAGEAEQSLQYYAPKWVLSPLSSAASAPVAGEKRPASVLLVYPDNHGGLARVITDFHQDCEVRSLVLGTVNRQLNLHSWEIDIYSADGLTRCMERFPAVDTVYFMGGIQPVPYALDDFEQLERLHKQGVLSLFRLVKALSKHPENLAQEIRLKVVTSNLHDVLPGELNQRPFTGGITGLVRTMSKEYPQIKISNVDISMPSHDSQWSEDDLALIVSELMEEPVVRDGEDVAVRSGERYVRRLFPAVLPETLAEPYAKDGVYVIIGGFGAIGYEMALHLAGTVNARLAIIGRSELDAGKQQQISALKERGGAVIYVQADISQADSLAQAFAGIKQRWGRIQGVFHSAMTYGEERLDTMSEETLQASVAPKIAGSVSLYHALKNEEPDFVVFFSSGQSFTGNPGRGHYGAGCNFEDAFAASWNREVRYDVKVINWGFWRNNDTQLSEEIHQTFSQLGIYPIYPEEGLQAVKQLISSGAEQILAFKVKPFVLDLMNVDPHQRIDYASRSAALDFGRIKELAAGIMPPQDHIEDAEAAMAALNEYLLLSAFQRMGVFTRSGEYFSKSRLCGQLGVTLGYSRLLSALLNILKRGGYLEISEDVIRCTDRISDPKTIRELAQLEAKKDYLTFVYPEVKALVELASVCLINAPALLRGKISAAEFMFPNSSMELVEGVYKGNAAADYFNELMVLAVTEYVESTLPQLSKGEKLKIIEVGAGTGGTSQLVLKALAKYGDRISYLYTDVSGAFIQHGKTVFGPSYDFMDFKILDVEKDVQQQGFPQGEYHLAIAANILHATVNMRDTLENVRTLLKESGSLILNEATQVNDFLTVTFGMLEGWWLYEDEADRLEDSPLLSEELWVKTLTSAGYSAPTALVETGGSKRGLFQNIILARRAGGHESHRTVSTPGIISNRSTSIPSSRVSHSSAPALAPDEPDKGIGLNALQQAVKELIAGVIQIPLDRLDPELPLMDYGVDSIFAVKIVDLINEQMGLNLKSTVLFDHPTLKKLAGYIFLEKERDIQHV
- a CDS encoding type I polyketide synthase, with product MYDEESEKIRELIRSKKISDEEGFRLYQELIGRTKSTAASGHSKSQAAEKCKHSKQDIAIVGLSGVFPDSSDAEQLWEKLVNGKSAITEIPSSRWKLEQFYHPDPSTVNRSYCKEGGFMPDVDKFDPFFFNITPKHAEIMDPRQRIFLQEAYRALEDAGYSSQELEGQRCGVFVGCEGSSDYFTGINPEGVELSSHYFLGDSNSVLASRISYYLDLKGPSITIDTACSSSLVAIHLACESIRSGDCSMAISGGVTLMTKPLGYLLLSRMGMLSPGGTCKVFDNSADGFVPGEAASAVVLKLLSDAIADGDYIYGVIKGSGINQDGKTNGITAPSAISQTALETEVYEKAGIHPESISYVEAHGTGTKLGDPIEFGALTDAFRKFTGKRQFCPVGSIKSNVGHTGAASGVTGLIKVLLALKYDTIPASLYYSVPNEHISFEDSPFYVVTEPLPWSRGVNGTPRRAAISSFGHSGTNCHMVIEEGPAREPGSASCALSYLIPLSAKTEDGVLRVMQDLLTRLESGRFQHTLEEIAGTLQTGRSHFARRAVFLAADIAELKQQLQRRIQEWDQRAVPVTNKSSHGSEAAQLSHALEDIWLGLHESRQSDSFAYKQNLQWLGECYLDGADIEWERLYGGRVPGSVPLPAYPFAKERYWMTEANYKDPVPEPTPAYTFLEKRWKEAAFDAKAAGSGQRDQMNGTVLIFTNKESEAAAADLQQHLTNVSTIIIRDLGANIPYASAGISTAASGSGAFDFNVFSEGADAAENLAADAEQAAAITAVIDLSDWGSGANGAGVMGRIGLLQKIIKGSYPAPGERRTTLRLFHITQGLQTFANDKPALGGAQMAGWIRMLGAEYSHVQAKTIDLEAGSLNPAALGGILSREWLISDVHSELCYRGQQRYAPYLQAQKKPLEHGSRWIGNRAKTVVITGGTRGLGAQLAAYLVKQGVRKLVLMGANPLPQRSEWDSLAADSGDTGEKIRSIRELERSGAEVELYTGPLTEEASLKRFFAGIRQRWGAIGGVIHCAGRSNHRNPAFIHKTADDISDVLAPKVAGLQVLDRIFAEDELDYFILFSSISGIVPSLGAGVSDYAAANAYMDYFAACRSGQGDRKYRAISWTHWRGAGMEGLESPAYQRLGLRTHTVEEGLKLLDSVMESGAATSLPCAAESAAFDPAEWLKITQSQGNKQPEQTVSYASREAEQRIQGQQTQELRAQQQQEAAEEPGKMLSQLKDLFSRELKIPLDRLEAHIPFGDYGVDSILLAELVKQVEEMIGQSLEPTVVLEHPTLDKLAGHLETFAVPKVTERKPELNIPVVKTQENTYSAEAPVNQPKANSSQKIAVVGMACHFPGAPDKNVFWDLLAKGQSGITEVPAGRWDVDKYYSPQAGPGRSMSKWGGFIEDIEQFDPDYFHISEEDAPYIDPLMRQFMEVSVETLRDAGYETKELWNKKVGVFVGARAGAFSPKLTKVTKKSIIGIGQNFIAAHISHLFNFKGPNLVIDSACSSALVSLHLACQSLLLNECEAALAGGVDILLDEKPYLILSEGGALSPDGQCHTFDESANGFVPGEGCGAVLLKRLEKAIEDGDQIYAVIEGSAVNNDGRTMGITTPNAEAQEEVIREAVQKSGVDPSTISYIEAHGTGTMIGDPIELRALTNVFKSYTEERQFCAVGSVKSNVGHLLCAAGIASFIKVVLSLNNGQLPPTLNCRTPNPRFKFQESPFYPNTSLKEWEPRQGIRRAGISSFGFGGTNAHLIVGGYDVNSAERYNNARTPLPKPEFNRRWFWPESQPGAHSRPKKLLTLEKIGSK